Within the Marixanthomonas sp. SCSIO 43207 genome, the region TCTTTGATTAAAGCTCCATTTTGAATTCCAAAAGTTTTCGTATTTCCAAACAAGCGTTTCGGTATTGAATGTTGCTACAGCCTTTGATTGTAAACTATTATAAGCTATATTTCCTATAACTTTATTGGTTTTACTATCAATTATATTGGTCGTTGGATTAAAAAAACCTTTAGTTATAAATTTTAGTTTCTCGTCTAGAAGTAAGCCAGATGATGTAGAAGAAAAGACTTTATCTTCAAGATTTCCTATCTCTTTTCCTTCAGAATAGAAAGTGTAGTTATTTGAAAATATGCCTTTCTTCCAATTTATTTTCATCTTTTTTATTGACTATTTTCCATTAATACTTCAACATTATGAAATAAAACGAATGGTCATAAATAAACTTGGCGATTCATTATTACTAGCTCTTACGGCATTTACAATAGGTAAAACAAAGGCTACAATACCTATAAAAATTAACATTAAAATTCCTAAGCCCAATAATAATATAGCCGGAATACTAATGATGGTTAATAATATCAACGTTAGTTGAAAATTAACAATAGCTTTACCATGCTCATCCATCCCTATTACTTTATCTTTTTGAGTAAGCCAGATAACCAAAGGCACAATAAGCCCTCCAAATCCAGTAATATAGGTTAACAGTTGTGATACATGTGTGATGACCAACAATTGGTTGTCGGTTCGTTTTGCGGTGTGATTGATTACTTCCATTTCTTGATTGATTATTTGATTTATTTATATGTAGTAAAAGTTGATAAAATGTTACACTTGTTTACAACCAAAGATGAAATATGTATTTTTGCACAAGTAAAAATTTGCAGGCTTAAAATCCTGTTTTGGAAAGAATTTATGACGCATACAGATACTATTGTAGCTTTAGCAACACCTTCGGGAGCTGGTGCTATTGCTATCATTCGCCTTTCAGGTGTTGATGCTATTAGCATTGCTTCACAACTTTTTAATTCTGTTTCTGGAAAGGATTTAAAAAAACAGAAAACACATACCGTTCACTTAGGAACTTTTCAAGACGGTGACCGAGTTATAGATCAAGTTTTAGCAACAGTTTTTAAAAACCCAAATAGTTACACAGGAGAAGATGTTGTTGAATTTTCTTGTCACGGAAGTCAATATATTCAACAAGAAATAATACAAGTATGCCTTCGTAATGGTTGCCGAATGGCTCAAGCAGGTGAGTTTACGTTACGATCTTTTCTAAATGGAAAGATAGATTTAAGTCAAGCCGAAGCGGTAGCCGATTTAATTAATAGTGATTCTGAAGCTTCACATCAATTAGCGATACAACAAATGCGAGGTGGTTTTTCTTCAGAAATAAAAACATTAAGACAAGAGTTGTTAAACTTTGCATCGTTAATAGAACTAGAACTAGACTTTGCCGAAGAAGATGTAGAGTTTGCCAATAGAGATGAGTTTCAGAAGTTAATTACACGAATTACTCACGTATTAAAACGATTGATAGATTCATTTGCCACTGGAAACGTATTAAAAAATGGAATTCCTGTTGCTATAGCAGGAGAACCTAATGTAGGAAAATCAACCTTATTAAACGCACTATTAAACGAAGAACGCGCTATAGTTAGTGATATTGCGGGTACTACCCGTGATACGATTGAAGATGAAATTACAATTGGCGGTATAGGCTTTCGGTTTATTGATACAGCAGGAATACGTGAAACAACAGATACTATTGAAGGCTTAGGAATTAAAAAAACCTTTGAAAAAATTAATGCCTCACAAGTAGTTATGTATCTTTTGGATAGTCTTCAACTTGTAGCCAATGCATCCAAATTAAAACAAGCTCACATTGATATTGCAAAAATTAAAAATAACTATCCACAAAAACCACTGCTGGTAGTAGCCAATAAAGTTGATGAGCTTTCTGAAAGCCAAAAAGAAACACTTACTTCTGAAATAGATAAACTTTATCTACTCTCTGCAAAAACTGGTGCCGGTGTTGAAGACTTAACCTCTTCCCTATTAAACTTTGTAAATACCGGCGCACTGCGCAATAATGAAACCATTGTTACCAATACCCGCCATTATGATGCGCTGTTAAAAGCTCTTGAAGAAATTAATAAAGTACAACAGGGTATTGATACCAATCTAAGTAGTGATTTGCTTGCTATTGATATAAGGCAAGCATTGCATTATTTTGGCGAAATCACAGGAGAAATAAGCAATGATGAGTTGTTAGGCAATATATTTGCAAATTTCTGTATCGGGAAGTAACTTACTTTCTTTTATTTGTTAATCCTTTGTTATTGTTGGTTTTATAGTGTTTTATCTTCTTTTATTTGTTGCTTATTTACTCTTTTTTGATTAAATTTGTTGTATATCTGTTGCCTTAAATACGGGTTTGTTGCCCAAATCTGTTGGCGAAGATATAGGCGAAATGATGCACCATAACGCACCACGTTGCACCATTACGCTACATAAAGCACCATTTATGAGCAGTAATTTATTCATTCCTAAAACTTGTAAGCATTGCGGTAATGCCTTCACAGCACGTACAACAGTTACTAAATACTGTGGCGATACTTGTGCAAAAAGAGCATATAAGGCACGTAAGCGTAAAGAAAAAATCCAAGCTACTCTTACTGAAGATATGCAACAGTAAAAACAAGTTGTTGAAGTTCACAATCCTAATGCTGTAAATAACAAGGATTTTTTAAGCGTTACAGAAGCCTCACAACTTATTGGTGTGAGTAGATGGACCATTCAAAGAATGATTCAACAAGGACGTTTAAAAGCAGTTCCTTTTGGTAGAAAGCGTATTGTGGCCAGATGGCAAATAGAAAACCTCTTTAATTAATTCCATTATGAAAGTAACATTAAGACAACGCAAGAAAAACGACAAAATAAGCCTGTATTTAGATTACTATCATAAAGGTAAACGTAAAACCGAATACTTACGCTTATACCTTACACCAAATCCTAAAATCAAAACGGAAAGAGAGGTAAACAGGAAAACGAAGCAACTTGCAGAAACTATTTGTGCACAACGACAGATTGAAATTCAAAACGGTATTTATGGCTTTCAAGATATTGAAAAGCTAAAAGGCAGTTTTATTACTTATATCACAGCTTTAGCAGAAAAGAAAAATACAAGCTCTGGCAATTATGGTAATTGGAATAGTATGCTAAAACATTTAAAAAAGTTTTGTCCAACTGATGTTAGTTTTCAAGATATAGACAAATCATTTGTTGAGCGTTTCAAAGAG harbors:
- a CDS encoding DUF4870 domain-containing protein; this encodes MEVINHTAKRTDNQLLVITHVSQLLTYITGFGGLIVPLVIWLTQKDKVIGMDEHGKAIVNFQLTLILLTIISIPAILLLGLGILMLIFIGIVAFVLPIVNAVRASNNESPSLFMTIRFIS
- the mnmE gene encoding tRNA uridine-5-carboxymethylaminomethyl(34) synthesis GTPase MnmE, translated to MTHTDTIVALATPSGAGAIAIIRLSGVDAISIASQLFNSVSGKDLKKQKTHTVHLGTFQDGDRVIDQVLATVFKNPNSYTGEDVVEFSCHGSQYIQQEIIQVCLRNGCRMAQAGEFTLRSFLNGKIDLSQAEAVADLINSDSEASHQLAIQQMRGGFSSEIKTLRQELLNFASLIELELDFAEEDVEFANRDEFQKLITRITHVLKRLIDSFATGNVLKNGIPVAIAGEPNVGKSTLLNALLNEERAIVSDIAGTTRDTIEDEITIGGIGFRFIDTAGIRETTDTIEGLGIKKTFEKINASQVVMYLLDSLQLVANASKLKQAHIDIAKIKNNYPQKPLLVVANKVDELSESQKETLTSEIDKLYLLSAKTGAGVEDLTSSLLNFVNTGALRNNETIVTNTRHYDALLKALEEINKVQQGIDTNLSSDLLAIDIRQALHYFGEITGEISNDELLGNIFANFCIGK